The nucleotide sequence TCAAGGGCTCTCAACCCCACTGAGTCAGAGGAGGACGCAAGTTTTGAGAAGATGCATGCAGGGAGGAGAAAAGGTAGCATCAACTACTCCCAGCGCATGAAGAGAAATGACTCCAGCATCCTGTGTTCCACGGAGCGTTGCTGCAATAGCAAGTCTAGTGGGCACCAGAAATATGCTCCTTTCTGCTCACAGAGAGAACTTGGGTACGATAAGAGGGTAATAGATGAGGATTGGCTGGTTGAGAGAGCTAAATCCATGGATGGTTATCCTGAGAACAAATGGCTAACTAGTAAAGCTGGTAATCGGCTTCTTGACAAAGAAGCATTGTGGAGTGAAGAGTTCATGAAGAAGCAACACAAGTGGTTCAGGAGGACAGAAGAGGAGGATCGGGGAGGGAGTGAATCCAGCTCTGAACTGTTTGAGCTGAAGAACTATGATCTGGGGAATGTTGCCTTTCGTTGAATcagcataaataaatatattacatCTGATTTTGTCAAATCATGTTTCCTCTTACATGGGAGATGGTCTCTCATAACCAGATTTCTGTCTTTGGCTTGCAAATATGTGAAATGATGCACCCTATTTGTTGAAAAGCACAAGAATTTTCTTCAAGTTTCAGCATCCTAAAGTATTCCTTTTAATGATAATTGCTAGTTACATGTACCCTTGGTCACATCTAAGATTCTACATCTCAGAAACACAATCATCTCACTTCTCATCTGCTCAGATGATTCCCAGGAAACAAAGTAAATGTCCATGTTTctttctgtttttctttttttttgacaaGAACAAAAAGCATTGCTATATTACTTAAAAGCACCCTGGTATAATCTGTGCTCTGCTCATCAGAGCTCAAAGCCTCAAGGAACTCAGGAGGAAAACCTAGCTTCCACATAAAGTCAAGTTTCCAAAGCTTGGCCATAGAAGCTAACTAGTGAGAACAGTTGTTGACTTCTCTAAAAACATGGGTAATAGATACTTGTTGAAAAGATTCTAATGCCAGAATACATTACTAACATAGTCAAAAACAAAGGAGGCTGTTCCTGCTTGGTAAGGATCGGAaccaagccttgagcatccacttctatgcaacttctgaagtCCTTCTTCCCTACGTAGCATTAATCCCCTCTTTTACTGCCTTCATCTTATTTAATCTGTAGTTTCCTTCAGTAATAAACTTGCTCCTAGCGCTTAAACATCTACTTTGATCATCTCTTACGACAAAGCCTGCTCCTCCAACCTGTTTAGAAGAAGAGACagcagcccccccccccccctccctcctctCAGTGTTCAATTCGAGGGGATGGCCTATTCCATTTCACTAGGATAGAATCTAATTCCCCACTAGGCCCCTCAGGAGAAATCTGGCCGTCCATAACAATCAGAAGCTATAAGCGAGGCTCTTAAGAGTTCTTGCCCCCTATTTATGAAGATTGCTTCCTTGCTTAAGCCAAAAGCCTCGATTTCACTCGTTGAAAAATCGAAATTGGAGGTCAAATTTCTTCTGATAGATGGACCAGACCGCTTAGCAAATGGAAATTGAAAGAAAATATGATTTTGGGAATCAGATTCATCCTCACACAAATAAGAATAGTGAAAACATCAGCAGACTCATCTCTCCCTATAGTGAAAGAAAGTTCTTCCCAAGATGTCTCATGGATTTGACAAAGAATTTCCAACACCAGCTCAATGTTTTTATGACTGCTGTTGAAATCCCGTATTTGGTGAGCTTGATGTCACGAGCTTCAATGTTCAAGCCATGAACCTGCTGCATGCACACGACACAAACATTGTCCCACTTCCCAAGGAAAGTAGCAGTTGTTGAATACTCATTTGTCCCAATTCCAAAGGAAAGTTTGTAATGTGATTGATATGTTCATTTAGCTTAATAAGCCTACGAGATAATCCAGATCTGTTTCATTTATAAAAAGCATATGTGCTGCAGCTATATGCAGAGGCACTGCATCACTCACATCTGATGAGATATATTGCCAAATCTATTGGCATGATGAAAACACAGAAAAAACACAATGTGGATTCTTCAATAAGGGGACAGATAATGAATTATAGACGGTCAGAGTTGGTGGCTATTTATGATAACAAGTGTTGCATTCATACAGGTAGACTAAAGTGAGCACACACAGAAGCAGAGTGGTGAATTGATGAACTACAAACAGTTCATCAATGAGAGCACACACAGAAGCAGCTGGTTTGTAGAAGGAACCCAAATTTGaaggaatgagaccatgcaaattTTCAATCCCTTATTTTCCTGATCAAATTCTGGTCAAAACAAAACAAATTAAGAAATTGAAAACCAGCTTAATTGATAGGTTTCAAATAATTATTGGGCTGGTAATTAGAACCATTGTTGTCaacattattgttgttgttactgTCATTAATATGGTCATTATTAGCTTAAAATTGTTTGCATCATTAGCTAAGAAAATGTGACAAAGAGATCAAGAAAGCCAACACATATCTCAAACATGGTTCTTTTTTTGAACTCTGAAGAATGAAAGAATTCTCTTTCTCGGGGGAAAAGGACATGGAATCTTTCTCCATTAACAACATGATCAGATCAGTATGGTTTCAAGCCAAGAACTATTTTGCATACAAAGTTCTTCAAAGTCCAAGATATGCAGCATATGATACTTGCCCAACTTTGAGCCAAAGTAAATAGGTGGAAGCATCCATGACCCACCAAATTAATCGAAAGTCTATTTTATGGGGGACATGCACCATAATGATGTTCTTCTGTGAAAGTAACTAAATGTTGTGGTGAGGGACAAGTGACAGGGAAAGTAAGTTCAAAGCAAGTAGATTATACTGTGGAAATCATTTTATTTCCACGTCGATCATTGTCATTGGCTCATAGCAGGCAAAAAAAGCTTTCAGAAGACATATTTGCTCCACCTAATTGTAGGTAAGCCTTAAACCGAGCGAGTTCTACTCGGGACATGTCTCGTTTCTCACTGATATGGGAAGTGACGGTTTGGAGGACAGGTTGATGACACTTGGCTTTTGCCTAATTAATATCAAATCCATcaaggagtacattgctgcaacatTCAAGGGAAGCTGTCCCATAATTTATTGTGACAGTATAGTTTGTGTTTGGCAGTTGTGGTCACTTTTTCCTTTGAAAGTGATTTAGTCATCTaaaattcaaaatttgattttattcatGCACTAGAATATTACCATGCACTTTGTTTTTCTCCAAGAAAGGAGGAAGTGGTTCCCTTAGAATTACTGTTTTCCTCAGCAACAAAAGATAGACCAAAAAGATAACAAAATGGACATTAGAATTAGTGTTTTCCTCAGCATTGTCAAGAAGAACAATGTGTTACCACTTTCATCTTTGCATGTGTATTTTGTGCAATAGAGTCAGTTTGTCAGTGACATAACATTGAGAATTCTGAGTTCAGGTGTTCCAACATATTAGTTCATGTTAGGTTTAGTGGTTGTAATTGCTATATTTTTATTGTTTGGATGATGGAGAACCATCTaggtttataaataattttagaataatttattttagattaaaaattaataaaaagtaaTCAATCGACTAACTTAAAAAACTATAAGAGCTGTGTGAAAAAATAAAAAGTCATTTAAAGGAAGCAAAGAGATGGCATAAATAATGTAGTCACTATTGACTAACATGAAACGATTCCTTTTATTCTTATAGTCAAGCAAACAAATTCTAAGTCTTGGATAAGATAATCAATCTGGCATGGATGCTTTAATTCAGTAGCATAAACTGCTGTCCATACTAATGCATGATGTATTGtcattctttgtttttttttttttaattatgcatGCATATATAAGAACATTTGTCTAACTAGTTTTACAAACTATGTGAATCCCCCATCTCtggaaaagcaaaatcacatctaGTGATTGAGGGATAATGATAACCCAAGTCTTCAATGGTTTTGTTCCATGCATGTTaccattaattaatttcatccatATTAGGTTGTAGAGCTCAAGTCAAAATTATGATGTCTTCATGAAAGATTGGCCAGAATCTTAATTGCAATCCTCTAAAATTAGTGCTTAGTTTTGAGCATAGAGGCATTTGGTTCCACCTTGCAACCCAAGCATAAGATAGATCTTGGGATCAAAATCCATCTTCATGATTAAtctatttttagaaagagaaattGCAACTTAAGTTCTTAGGGAAAAGTCCTCTTATTTTAAGAAAAGGTCTTCTCAATACTCTACCCATATCATCCTTGGAAGAAGaagcacaatatatatatatatatatatatatatatatatatatagtgatagttTTGTTGGAATTGAATGTAAAAGATGGCATCCAAATAAATTTAATCTTCACACACGCTTTCTAACTGGAAATGATATTAGCAATTTGAAACAATATTCATAAGTATATATTATATGAGCAAACAAAGCTCTGTCGATCGGCTATATGTACTCTATTTATTATAAGAAAGAAAGGTATGTAATCTGTTTGCAGTTTCATACTGTTCCGTAGGTGTtcgacttgcatatcataaactaAGATGGGAAATTTTTAACTATaacttattttcagaaaatgaaaTTCCAAAAGAATGATCAAATAACATTAGGGTTTTgagaaaaaatataagaaaatggAATAGAGAAGAGGATCGCCTTATGGCTGCATTATTGGATCAATGACAAACATATAGATGGCATCCAAAACAACTTAGAATGTTGCACCCAGTTAAACATGAGAGGACAGTGAGGTATATCGACCATCTTTGGCTACAGACTTCAGAGTATAGTATTGGATGTCTTTTCTTCTTCATGTGTACAAGTTTTCTTACAGAGGAATTTGATGTCAGAAGAGAATGAACCTTGAAATGTCACCGACTGAAACAATGAACTTAGTATGAAATGCTACTTTCTCAGCTACTTTTTGTACTCAATTTATGTGCAGATGTTCATGTTTATTAATCTTTGAAGTGCAAGCTTTGTCCACAAAAGATAAATGAGTACATCCCTGCAGAAAAATCCTTTATCCTGTTTCGTCATTTTTGTCTTGCCAAGCATTGTCAAATACTAGTGATGGTGGTGAGCAGGTAACACTGAACTCATGGAATCAATAAAAATCAGattgcaaaaatatatatttgacgGGCTCCAAATCCTTCTTCTTAGATCAAAACTTGTCTACTTCGATCGATCTGTTTGGAGTTTTATCATCCAAGTAGCAAGGGATGTCTTCTTACTTTAAAACATTTCTAACGAGGCACTCAATACTTGGGTTTAAATCTTAGCAATTCATACATCTGAGCAACATGTATGGATCACTTCCTCTTCATCTGCAGTGCATCCATAGGACACATGGATCATAACTGGGAAATAGTACAGATTTAAAGATGTTTCACTATAGAGAGATCTAAGACAAGATCCAACAAAAATTAACACCATAATTGCATCACTAGGAAAGAGGAAGAGCTCCATATGTTGTTTCGGAACCTAATCCTTCTTTTCCAATTGCTTGCAAACACTTGAGCTTTCCATTCTAGAGCAACTGCTTCTTTCCTGTGTCATCAAGACAAGACGGCACGAATACTCAACTACACAAACCACTTCTAATGGTGAAAAATGAAAGTTATTTTCTCTTTACCGAATCTGGAACGGGAGCCAGTTCATTGGTATCAGAAGGAGAAACAATAGTCGACGAGCAACGAGGATCACACTTAGCCCACTTCAGTTCATGTGACAAGAAGCATGCAAGATACTGACATTAGTATTGCCTTCAGAAACAAGTTGATTGTGTGATAACTTACATTCTTTGCAGCCATGCTAAATGCTTCCCGGTGAGGAATATCAGGTTTAGCTGCCTTGATTCGTTGTATTTCCTCCCTGTCATGATATGGTTCTTGAGTTATGTGATTTATCCTCCAGCAACAATATAATCGAGTTCAAGAGCAAGCTGTAGCCAGTTCATGACTGCAGTTCCAATCATACACAATGCTGCAACATAATGTGTTGTACTATCTTCTGTATAACAACTTATAAAGGCATCTACTTGGTTTAAACACTACACAACGCTTCCTAATATTTTTCCATTACTAATGATTGATGTCTTTATGTGCTTGTAGGTGTAAGATTATGTATATTGATCCTCTCTAGACCCCTATTCTAGGAGCTTAAGATCATCACTAGAAATTCATTAATAATGATTCTAAGTCAAATTGATGTGGGTTAATATATATCAGGATAGTTTCTAATTCAACCCAAAAGTTTAAGCCATTAGATTGTAGGCCAAACTCAATATATGTCATTTGACTCTATCAATATTTAGCATATAGGACAATTCTTTTTAGTTCAATTTTTAATCTCTCCACATACATAAATATTTCTACTCTATTATGTTGTTGTGTGTCTTGAACATCTGACTTGTAAGTAACGAGAGTAAAGACTATTGACTAACATGCTTCATTTATAAAGGAAAAGGTCAAGAGGAAGCACACAGCATGAAGTTGTACAAGGGATCTATTGGCAGAACCATTTTAGTATCTGAGTCACATTTACTCCATCTTTGGTGTTTCAGATGCATCAAATGAAGTTGCCCCAGTAGGATATGATACGTATCATAAGGTACAAAGCAAAGAAATTGTATATGCAGAATTAATCTCAGAGGAAGATCGATGTGATGAAATGTAAAGGTGCAAGGTTAAATTAGTAAAGGTTcataaggaaaaaagaaaatgctATAAATTTTTGCAAAAAAGGTTTCCTGTGCTCTTTCGAGCAGCATCGAGAAAAGAGGACTTTGCTACATTATCTGTGTGAAGGATGGTGGAAAGTGTCTGATGTTAGGTTGAGAATGTCTTTAGGGAGTCTGCCGTTTTGCTACGAGAACATATGAGGATTTGGCTGGTGATGTTTACACCAGATCAAATCTGATGATATGCTCATTCATGAGATGCAACAAAGAAAATACATCAGCACTCGTATGAAGATATCGTATCTGATTCTTACTTCATGAAGCGATTATAAGCAGAAGGCATTCTGTGCTTCTTCTCGGGAGCTGCCATCAACAATTGAAGGAATCAATATTTcctcagaaaaaaaaagaagaaaaacactaaacatgaagggaaaaaaaaagaagagagaatctTTACGTTTCATGACAAATTGTGGGCTTTGGATCATTTGCTCAATTGAAGTTGTTGATGATGGTGGTGAAGGTTGTCCTCTCAGGCAGTCAGTGCAAGGACCCTAATCAAGATAACGAACATCGTCATACAAGATAAAGTGCCTAAAATATCACTGCCTTTTCCCgaaagaaaaagaatcaaaccAAGCAGAAAAAGAGATGGAAGGAAGCAGACAGACAAGATTGCAATGGATCCTAAAATATTGTTCAATTTATAACGCATCACAAATATATTGTTCGGTACGCATCATCTTGTCACATTAGTCTAAGCACAAGAAATTTAATAGAGAAGAAGTGAACCTGAAGGCCTATGAGATGATGATTAGTGGGAGTAAGGGACTGCACAATGGGTCTGGGGCCGAGAAAGGAGAGATGGTTGCAGTGACCACATTTCACAGTTATTGTATCCATCATCCGCTTGCATGGAACTCCAACCTGCAGCCAAGTGAAAGTCTTGTCACCACGCCAGATCAAAGGTGTAATCGGTAGCTCTTTTCACCCTCTGGTATCTTTGGCTCTTATTTTCCCAATAATGTGCATTTTTTTTTCCCCCATATTATCTAGAGCTGGCAATTCTGTGGAATCCCATGTTGCCTTTCCAAAAGATTGCAACTCGAAATAGAAATAGGAATATTATAGTTCATCCACAGAGTAATTGTTAGCATCAAGTGGATATCCTGTAGATAATTGTTTAGCTGAAGAAGAGCTGATGAATTTGGGTGAGGGGAAGGGAAGGGAATAGATATCAAAGTCTGCTTCCATATAGTATGATCTTACACTGCCATGAGCAGGTAAAAGAAGAATTCAGCATAAGAAGAGAGAGGAACAGAACTAGAATGCTCGAAGTTTGAGGAAGGTGCTTATGATCTGCTTTATGCATGCTCTTAGACCAAGATCAGCTGCATTTCATGGAACTGCAACCTGCAAATACTGAGGAGACTCAAAAATTAGAGCGTGGAAAGAGAAAAATAATCAAGGAGTCATCTTTAGATTCCTCATGCATGCAAACAGATTGGATCTCGTTTgaacaattttctttttctcactttgtaagagagagagagagaggaagaggaggaaaaaccCTAGAAGCCGACGGGAATACTTTGTCGTAATTAACAGCGGCATGGACAGCATAAGAACCATCAACACGAACAGTAGAAAAACCAAAGCAAAGTAGTACTTTCATCTGGATCTTCTCAAACTAAAACATCATTCATGGTTAGGGAGATAATTAAAAGTGAACAGAAAAGTAtgagaaaagaaaatgaaggcTTGCTTTGAAAGTACTGGTCCTCAGATGCCAGATCGAAGAGAACAGAGAAAAAACAGGGAATTCATACAGAGAAACTTGCTCAGAGAACAAGCTCATATAGCTGAAGAAgatgctcttttttttttgaatggacaTCTTTCCTGTACATCTAAAGCATCATGACTGGCCTCTTTTTAGTCTCCTACTTTAAGAAAAATTACCGCAAGAACAGTGTTGCAGTAGGTGCAACGCACGTAGCACAGTTGCTCAGTGGGAGAGACCAAATCCATGAGTAAGAAGAAGAGACAAGCTAAGCCGGGGGAGAAGAAGAGGGTGATAGACCTCCTCTCCCGTGCCCAAGAGATGCTCACTGCAGTGGGCATGCGCCATGGCTTAGGGTTTCTATTCTGGCAATAATGCCCGTGGGAACCCCCACTCATGGAACGTACGGCCCAGCCAACCCTGCTTGAGAGAGAACGGGTTTATGGCTTCCTATATCTCGTGATATCTTGCCATGGTGCTTACCATCTCTCAGTATCTTACGAAGTCAGACTCCATGTCTTTTAGCTTCTCAAATCACTGCTTGGTCAAACCACCATATAGAAAAGTTATCCCCTTCCTGGGTGACAAGCTATATTACTGTATCTGGTAGGGTTACTAGGTAGGTTTTTTGACTTCATGATACCAAGATAAACTACCATGCTTTCACATCTATGCCTTTGATTTTTATGTGTCTACAGATGCACCTGAAACAGTGCTCCTATTTTGTTTCAGGGTCACTTGGTATAAATGAACAGAACTTAGTGTTTGACTTGATACGTTGTTCTTTATGATCTCTTCTGGATACATGCAGCAAAAGATGAGAAAGATCAAAGTCCCACCTTCTAAAACACTGTTTACCAAGTTTCTATTAATCGATGATGAGCCTCCGTGATTCTCCCAGATTTAGAAAAGACGCATTCAACAAGAAAGGGTACGATCAAGTTTCAGAAGCTGCGTCATGTTGCGCTCCAAGGGCAGGCACTTGCTTCGAGCAACACATatccaacaacaacaaaaacatacaGGAATCATGCGCCAGTCTCCATCAGTCCGCATTACAGAGCAATCTTCGAAGGCTACAAACCAGGCCAAGATCCATACGAGACATCATGACATGCTGAGCGATGAAGAGGAGCAACATATCACGAGAAGATGCACCCGAGAAGGGTGGTGAGTGCAGAAAGTTTAAGAAGGGGAGGGAAAAGGTGGAGGGGATCAGTTGTCACTGTCCTGAGGGGCCAGTGAGTGCGGGAAGTGATGTGACGATTCCTCGGTTTCCCAAAGGGGTAAAAGAAGGGACACCCCCCAACGCACCCTCACTGTTGCCCTCTTCGTGTAACCACGCCTTTTTCTCCACCATAGAGAGCCTTTTGCCCGCCCAGACTCGATAGGCTCTGCGGGAAAGAAACTGCTCGATGGgggaggcggtggtggtggtgcttgGTCAAGCGCCTTTAATGGATTTAGCTAGGATCAACAGGTGCGAGCCAGGCTTCACTTTCTCTCATCTTGGGAAAGAGCAGGGTTGATGAGACAGCCAAGGTCAGATGAAGGCTTGCTGCCATCCCAAATCCCAACCTGCACGCACTTGTTCACCCTAATGGCGCACTGTGAAGTTATTCTCTTCTGCTTGGTTGGGTGTCAGTCCACAGTCCACAGTCCACACTCTCATGAGCAAGCAGTACTCTTATCTGCTGCCAGAAGCATGGCTTTTACCATACCGAGTAAAGATCTGCTCTGAAACATTTTTATATTTGGTTGATTCTGTGATCTTCTCGTGGGGTGGAGGCTGGATGTTGGGGGAGCACTCGCGCACATGCTCGCGTGCAGCGCGTCGCTGGAGTTGTTCTGCGACCCCCGCTGGTGTGTAGTAATTGCGAAGCAGGCCGAACGGTGCTCGCTTCTGCTTTCCGTGCGTACCATATCCATGGAAGGCAATGCTGCCTGCGTCTTAAGCGCTAGGGTTAGGAGGCTTTTAAGGCCTAATAGTATGTATCgtgtgatctctctctctctctctctctctcgtgaaaAGCATCTGTGAACAATGACTGTGAAGAGGCAAACTTCTAGCAAGCCCAACTCCCATGGTTAGAGGGGTATTTCCTTGCTATCAAAATAACAGAACTGTCATCAATTGACTAGGGTTTAGATTTGGAAGGTGGATGAGATGTCCAATATGTGGGCATCCCAATTCTTTGAACTTTGGAGATGGATGTGTATGATTTAGCTTTAAACTGACAtatgcaaacaaaaaaaaaaaaaaaaaaaaaacaaatattttttataataactcAAATCAAATTGATAGAACTAGAAAGTTCAGTAGTAGTTTTTACATAAAATCAAACTCTACTCCCGAAAAATGGAGTAGCTCCATGTTTATGACATCTTGGTACACAGTGAGCATTTGGCATGTAGTTCTCAGATTATTACTTGCAGACTGCTCACAAGTAACTGCGTTAGTCTTTAACATTTACATTCATGGTTTGGCTTTCCACTATGTGCTCCATTTGACTGACAAAAGGAGTGTCGGTCAAACACAAACGATTCCTTTTTTTTCTGGTTGATCATCCAAATtatgaaaggaaaagaagaaatttaAGGGAAAATATGAAGGTAGTGCATAGTATACCAAACAAGAGATGACAAAAAGAAAAAGGCATGGTCAGATCTTCTTCTCTGAGCTCcaacatgatgatattgtttgggAGATGCTGCCAACAACCACCACCAATTAACCCACTTAACTGTCTTCAAGAAATCTTGCAATAAAATCTTAGTCCAAATGTATCCAGTGGCCAGAATGAAGGCTCATAATGATTGTCTTGTAAACTCAACGACAAGTTAGTGCTTGTCATTGGAGACCACAATTCAAATTTTCACCTTGTCATCATCTAAAGAAGCCCACATTTGGTTTGAGCAAAATGTTAGCTATTTATCTTCATCAAAAAGAAAGCATGAAATAAAGAAAGAATTAGCTGCCTAGTTGTTGAGGTTTCCACTCCAAGGATAGATCAGGTTTTGGTTGCTGAGGTGTAGTAGTCCAACAAAGACAACTAGAAGCCCAATTGTTCACATGGGATGTTTGTTGTTCCATCATTTTACATCCAAGATCAATTCTTTAGGTTTTCCTCTCTCCATGAACGTGAGAGATTTGGATTGGATCAGCGTGTAAACGTTTCCAACCAAGAACTCAAATAATTCAAATGTGGACATTAGATTCATTTCTAAATTCCATTTTGGTGACCACCAAGTATTGAATTATAATTTTCCACTCCGAATCTTTATTGATCTTTCATTCGAAAAATTCGATATAATATGCCAAATAAAACGTTGCAATATAATTCATGAACGATAATTGAGTATGAGACAGCAcaactaatttaaataaaaaaaggcgTATATATGCGTGCGTATATTTGTGTGTGACATTTATCACTTCAGATTCAATTAATTTCCGACTTGTAAAAGAATAATAGCTTCCTGAATTGTTCGCTTTCGACTTACTCCATGATCCAAAGTTACGAGATTATAAATCCATCTGCTAAGTCGATCGATGTAACACAATTTAGACTTATTTCTTGACAAATTAACTAACTGATTgagaaatttaaaatatcatgacGCTTAAAATTATGCCAATCGAGATCTCCCCGTAATATCatactttatatttatatactttacatatatgtataaattatATACTTATTATCAAGTGCATATACTAATTAAATTTAGAAATGGAGTTAACAAACATTTAAGAAATGATTGGGGATCCATTTCTGATCCAATAATAGTTGGCTATAAggagccatacttgagaaaattcaTGTCAAACCCCACAAGATGAAGCCCGAATTGATATGGATAGCATGTCCTGCCTCTTGAAGCTAAATGAGTGCTACTAAGACAGGTTTAATTGTTTTGTCTTTCTATGTGTGTAATTAAGAGGATGGCTTTGCACCAACAGAATTCCTTGGATCAAATACCTGTTGTTATCTTCAGTAAGAATAAATCAAGTTCATATCTTTGTGATGAAGAGGGTAGAAACAACAGTCAGGTGAGCCCACAATCTCTTTATATCATTTTCATGGATCCACATGCATGATCAACTTCGGACCATAAAAATAGGGGTCCCAATGCTGATAGTTCCCACAGCATTAGGTCTCACATGGATGTCGGGATTTGTTGTCTCGCCATGGATTCTTA is from Musa acuminata AAA Group cultivar baxijiao chromosome BXJ1-6, Cavendish_Baxijiao_AAA, whole genome shotgun sequence and encodes:
- the LOC135677515 gene encoding protein BIG GRAIN 1-like E; translated protein: MSKGYSQADSDEIDVFEATWYFSGGIDGAGLGLQRSMREERLISWGGDRSLDTLARSTRLPQQSKKVENQRNDKKSRQPSSAGRRLASFLNSFIKQAIYRKKSRALNPTESEEDASFEKMHAGRRKGSINYSQRMKRNDSSILCSTERCCNSKSSGHQKYAPFCSQRELGYDKRVIDEDWLVERAKSMDGYPENKWLTSKAGNRLLDKEALWSEEFMKKQHKWFRRTEEEDRGGSESSSELFELKNYDLGNVAFR
- the LOC135585330 gene encoding protein DROOPING LEAF-like isoform X5, whose product is MAHAHCSEHLLGTGEEVGVPCKRMMDTITVKCGHCNHLSFLGPRPIVQSLTPTNHHLIGLQGPCTDCLRGQPSPPSSTTSIEQMIQSPQFVMKPPEKKHRMPSAYNRFMKEEIQRIKAAKPDIPHREAFSMAAKNWAKCDPRCSSTIVSPSDTNELAPVPDSERSSCSRMESSSVCKQLEKKD
- the LOC135585330 gene encoding protein DROOPING LEAF-like isoform X3 — its product is MKVLLCFGFSTVRVDGSYAVHAAVNYDKVFPSASRVGVPCKRMMDTITVKCGHCNHLSFLGPRPIVQSLTPTNHHLIGLQGPCTDCLRGQPSPPSSTTSIEQMIQSPQFVMKPPEKKHRMPSAYNRFMKEEIQRIKAAKPDIPHREAFSMAAKNWAKCDPRCSSTIVSPSDTNELAPVPDSERSSCSRMESSSVCKQLEKKD
- the LOC135585330 gene encoding protein DROOPING LEAF-like isoform X2; its protein translation is MSIQKKKSIFFSYMSLFSEQVSLYEFPVFSLFSSIWHLRTSTFKVGVPCKRMMDTITVKCGHCNHLSFLGPRPIVQSLTPTNHHLIGLQGPCTDCLRGQPSPPSSTTSIEQMIQSPQFVMKPPEKKHRMPSAYNRFMKEEIQRIKAAKPDIPHREAFSMAAKNWAKCDPRCSSTIVSPSDTNELAPVPDSERSSCSRMESSSVCKQLEKKD
- the LOC135585330 gene encoding protein DROOPING LEAF-like isoform X6, which produces MHKADHKHLPQTSSILVGVPCKRMMDTITVKCGHCNHLSFLGPRPIVQSLTPTNHHLIGLQGPCTDCLRGQPSPPSSTTSIEQMIQSPQFVMKPPEKKHRMPSAYNRFMKEEIQRIKAAKPDIPHREAFSMAAKNWAKCDPRCSSTIVSPSDTNELAPVPDSERSSCSRMESSSVCKQLEKKD
- the LOC135585330 gene encoding protein DROOPING LEAF-like isoform X1; the encoded protein is MSGGSHGHYCQNRNPKPWRMPTAVSISWARERRSITLFFSPGLACLFFLLMDLVSPTEQLCYVRCTYCNTVLAVGVPCKRMMDTITVKCGHCNHLSFLGPRPIVQSLTPTNHHLIGLQGPCTDCLRGQPSPPSSTTSIEQMIQSPQFVMKPPEKKHRMPSAYNRFMKEEIQRIKAAKPDIPHREAFSMAAKNWAKCDPRCSSTIVSPSDTNELAPVPDSERSSCSRMESSSVCKQLEKKD
- the LOC135585330 gene encoding protein DROOPING LEAF-like isoform X4, whose protein sequence is MKVLLCFGFSTVRVDGSYAVHAAVNYDKVGVPCKRMMDTITVKCGHCNHLSFLGPRPIVQSLTPTNHHLIGLQGPCTDCLRGQPSPPSSTTSIEQMIQSPQFVMKPPEKKHRMPSAYNRFMKEEIQRIKAAKPDIPHREAFSMAAKNWAKCDPRCSSTIVSPSDTNELAPVPDSERSSCSRMESSSVCKQLEKKD